Proteins found in one Trueperaceae bacterium genomic segment:
- a CDS encoding extracellular solute-binding protein yields the protein MAFTAGAMAQTTLTFWSWRTEDVAAYEKFIEAFRAENPDIDVEFTPYLNTEYNTILATALQGGGGPDIVHLRAYGGMEPLAQAGYLVRLDDKVPALADFDPGILAGATNRADGGVYGVPFALQTVQVLYNERIFEELGLEEPQTWDEFLAVAQALKDAGYQALANGAMEPWTVETLFGGVGPTFYGGDEFFQAITSGETDFTDPRFSAALEKMVELEPYLADNYMGVAYTDMQSMFAFEQAGMFIGGSYELGTLRQLNPDLRIGAFPVPGDAPGDGRISYYVDGSYGINAASPHQEEALRFIEFLASQEYGQMFTDELQQISAVPAVTPSSEDLSELVGLMNDAGTPYLMLTAFRFGQPSGSTLLQNEMQAVLAGDKSVEEAVTNIQRGVAEWFDF from the coding sequence ATGGCGTTCACCGCCGGAGCGATGGCGCAGACGACCCTGACCTTCTGGAGCTGGCGCACCGAGGACGTCGCGGCCTACGAGAAGTTCATCGAGGCGTTCAGGGCGGAGAACCCCGACATAGACGTCGAGTTCACCCCCTACCTGAACACCGAGTACAACACGATCCTCGCGACCGCCCTGCAGGGCGGCGGGGGCCCCGACATCGTCCACCTGCGCGCCTACGGCGGCATGGAGCCGCTGGCGCAGGCCGGCTACCTCGTGCGGCTCGACGACAAGGTCCCGGCCCTCGCCGACTTCGACCCCGGCATCCTGGCCGGCGCCACGAACCGCGCCGACGGCGGCGTGTACGGCGTGCCGTTCGCGCTGCAGACCGTCCAGGTGCTCTACAACGAGCGGATCTTCGAGGAGCTCGGCCTCGAGGAGCCTCAGACCTGGGACGAGTTCCTCGCCGTCGCCCAGGCCCTCAAGGACGCGGGCTACCAGGCGCTGGCGAACGGCGCCATGGAGCCGTGGACGGTCGAGACGCTGTTCGGCGGCGTCGGGCCCACGTTCTACGGCGGCGACGAGTTCTTCCAGGCCATCACAAGCGGCGAGACCGACTTCACCGACCCGCGCTTCTCGGCGGCGCTCGAGAAGATGGTCGAGCTGGAGCCCTACCTCGCCGACAACTACATGGGCGTCGCCTACACCGACATGCAGAGCATGTTCGCGTTCGAGCAGGCCGGCATGTTCATCGGTGGGTCGTACGAGCTCGGGACCCTCAGGCAGCTCAACCCCGACCTGCGGATCGGCGCGTTCCCCGTGCCGGGCGACGCCCCGGGCGACGGCCGGATCTCCTACTACGTCGACGGCTCGTATGGCATCAACGCCGCCAGCCCGCACCAGGAGGAGGCCCTCAGGTTCATCGAGTTCCTGGCCTCGCAGGAGTACGGCCAGATGTTCACCGACGAGCTGCAGCAGATCTCGGCCGTGCCGGCCGTGACGCCCAGCAGCGAGGACCTCTCCGAGCTCGTCGGGCTGATGAACGACGCCGGCACCCCGTACCTGATGCTCACGGCGTTCCGCTTCGGCCAGCCCAGCGGCTCCACGCTGCTGCAGAACGAGATGCAGGCCGTCCTGGCGGGCGACAAGTCCGTCGAGGAGGCCGTGACGAACATCCAGCGCGGCGTGGCCGAGTGGTTCGACTTCTAG